A window of the Saccharomyces eubayanus strain FM1318 chromosome II, whole genome shotgun sequence genome harbors these coding sequences:
- the COR1 gene encoding ubiquinol--cytochrome-c reductase subunit COR1, producing the protein MLRSVTSKTVSNQFKRTLATAAPAPKAQVTQLSNGMVVATEHNPFAQSASVGVVFGSGSANENPYNNGVSNLWKNIFLSRESAATAAKDGLALSSTVSRDFQSYVVSSLPDSTAKSLDFLNQSFIQQRASLLSSSNFETTKKSVLKQVQDFEEIDQPNRVLEHLHSTAFQNTPLSLPTRGTQESLENLVVADMESFAHNHFLNSNAVIVGTGNIKHEDLVNHIESKNLSLQNGTKPELKKKSSFLGSEVRLRDDTLPKAWISLAVEGESVTSPHYFVAKLAAQIFGSYNAFEPASRLQGIKLLDNIQEYQLCDSFNHFSLSYKDSGLWGFSTATRNVTNIDDLMHFTLKQWNRLTISVTDTEVERAKSLLKLHLGQLYQSGNPANDANLLGAEVLAKGSKESLDEAFKKIDAVTVKDVKAWAGKRLWDQDIAIAGTGQIEGLLDYMRIRSDMSMMRW; encoded by the coding sequence ATGCTCAGATCAGTAACTTCAAAGACTGTCTCCAACCAGTTCAAAAGGACCTTGGCCACCGCTGCTCCAGCCCCCAAGGCCCAGGTGACTCAATTATCCAACGGGATGGTTGTTGCCACGGAACATAACCCTTTTGCGCAATCTGCCTCCGTTGGTGTGGTCTTCGGTTCCGGTTCTGCTAACGAAAACCCTTACAACAATGGGGTTTCCAACTTATGGAAAAATATCTTCCTCTCCAGGGAAAGTGCGGCCACGGCCGCCAAGGATGGCTTGGCCCTGTCCTCCACTGTCTCCAGAGACTTTCAATCTTACGTTGTTTCTTCGTTACCAGATTCTACTGCTAAATCgttggattttttgaacCAGTCTTTTATCCAGCAAAGAGCCAGTTTGCTGTCCTCTTCTAATTTCGAGACTACAAAAAAATCCGTCTTGAAGCAAGTTCAGGATTTCGAAGAGATTGATCAACCCAACAGAGTCCTGGAACATTTGCACTCCACCGCTTTCCAAAATACTCCGCTATCTCTACCAACTAGAGGTACTCAAGAGTCCCTAGAGAACTTGGTGGTCGCTGATATGGAGTCTTTTGCTCACAACCACTTCTTAAATTCAAATGCTGTGATTGTGGGTACCGGTAACATCAAACACGAGGATTTAGTGAATCACATTGAATCCAAGAACCTAAGCTTGCAGAACGGCACCAAGCCAGAactcaagaagaaatcctCCTTTTTGGGCTCCGAGGTCAGGTTAAGAGACGACACTTTGCCCAAGGCTTGGATTTCTTTGGCTGTGGAAGGTGAATCTGTCACTTCCCCACATTATTTCGTCGCCAAATTAGCCGCTCAAATCTTTGGCTCCTACAACGCTTTCGAACCCGCTTCCAGATTGCAAGGTATCAAATTACTAGACAACATACAAGAATACCAATTGTGCGACTCTTTCAACCATTTTTCGCTATCTTACAAAGATTCCGGTTTATGGGGGTTCTCTACTGCCACCAGAAACGTCACCAATATTGACGACCTGATGCATTTCACTCTGAAGCAATGGAACAGATTGACCATTTCCGTGACTGACACTGAAGTGGAACGTGCTAAGTCACTGTTGAAATTGCACTTGGGACAGCTATACCAGTCCGGCAACCCTGCCAACGACGCTAACCTGTTAGGTGCAGAAGTGCTTGCTAAGGGCTCCAAAGAATCTTTGGATGAAGCCTTCAAGAAGATCGATGCCGTAACCGTTAAAGACGTCAAGGCTTGGGCTGGCAAGAGATTATGGGACCAAGACATCGCCATCGCTGGTACTGGTCAAATCGAAGGGTTATTAGACTACATGAGAATCAGAAGTGACATGTCCATGATGAGATGGTAA
- a CDS encoding nucleobase cation symporter-1 family protein translates to MALLDSDTSSKTIQNSTDTTSLTGDNERSSTERDKTANDSASIVSSSSQKRENDQESDKTSLKDNGKRPLFQRIVEFLQVDPESIEPTNENPEEPIRTFKELRKSLLSTYLYNGELRPIEAKRRTWTWKEYTFFWISEAFNINTWQISATGLQLGLNWWQTWICVWTGYTFVALFLILSSKIGNNYHISFPISSRISFGIYFSVWIVINRIIMACIWTSTLAYIGSECVQLMLKAIFGTDLNTRIKDKIPDPYLTNFEFMCFMIFWVACLPFLWLSTDSLRYVFVVKSIIAPFAAFGLLTWTLCKSKGRLALGSLSDTKLITSKSVLAWSVIEAIMSSIGNFATLILNAPDFTRFSKTYRSAVYSQFFALPFCMAIISLISIICVSATYAKYGANYWSPLNILDRYLENFTSGNRAGVFIFSLIYAFVHLGSSLSGNSTPAGIDMTALFPKFINIRRGSYICALLSLACCPWNLLASSKAFNTALTAYSFFLCSISGVIAADYFIVRKGHINVLHCYTNKLDSYYMYNKYGTNWRAVAAYFIGLVPNIPGFLGSVGVSVPSSATKVYRLNYFIGYAVGGLSYCILVHLFPINGVPEDTRLTDLKWLEHWIEVEQFDCQRELFEMCGTGGPNGFEINTKDWDKKVLNYNDSGKREK, encoded by the coding sequence ATGGCGTTACTTGATTCCGATACTTCATCAAAGACAATACAAAACAGCACAGACACCACTTCGCTTACCGGTGACAACGAACGTTCTTCTACAGAACGAGACAAAACCGCCAATGATTCTGCCAGTATCGTTTCTAGCAGCTCgcaaaaaagagaaaatgaCCAGGAAAGTGATAAGACCTCTTTAAAGGATAACGGGAAACGGCCCTTGTTTCAAAGAATCGTTGAATTTCTGCAAGTTGATCCAGAGTCCATTGAACCAACTAATGAGAATCCCGAAGAGCCCATAAGAACGTTCAAGGAGCTCCGAAAATCCTTATTATCCACATATTTGTACAACGGGGAGTTGAGGCCTATAGAGGCTAAGAGAAGAACATGGACCTGGAAAGAATAcactttcttttggattTCTGAAGCTTTCAACATTAACACATGGCAAATATCCGCTACTGGTCTACAACTTGGCCTGAACTGGTGGCAGACCTGGATTTGCGTTTGGACAGGATACACTTTTGTCGcgttgtttttgattttatcttcaaaaataggCAACAATTATCATATATCCTTCCCTATATCATCACGGATATCCTTCggtatttatttttccgTTTGGATCGTCATCAATCGTATCATTATGGCGTGTATTTGGACATCCACACTAGCTTATATTGGTAGCGAATGTGTCCAGTTGATGCTGAAGGCTATCTTCGGTACCGATTTAAACACCAGAATCAAGGACAAAATACCGGACCCGTATTTGACCAACTTTGAATTTATGTGTTTTATGATCTTCTGGGTTGCGTGTCTGCCATTCTTGTGGCTGTCGACCGATAGCTTGCGTTATGTCTTTGTTGTAAAATCCATTATCGCCCCATTTGCAGCATTTGGTCTTTTAACTTGGACCCTTTGCAAATCCAAGGGTCGTTTGGCATTAGGTTCCTTGAGTGATACTAAACTTATCACGAGCAAATCCGTTTTGGCATGGTCCGTCATTGAAGCTATCATGAGCAGCATAGGAAATTTTGCTACTTTGATTCTTAACGCCCCAGACTTCACGAGATTTAGTAAGACTTACAGGTCAGCCGTCTATTCacaattttttgctttacCCTTTTGCATGGCCATTATTTCACTGATCAGTATTATATGTGTCTCAGCAACTTACGCCAAGTACGGGGCCAACTATTGGAGTCCTCTTAATATCTTAGACAGATACTTGGAAAACTTTACTTCCGGGAACAGAGCGGGTGTATTCATCTTCTCGCTTATATATGCGTTTGTTCACTTAGGTTCCAGTTTATCTGGAAACTCCACACCGGCAGGTATTGATATGACCGCACTATTTCCCAAATTTATCAACATTAGACGCGGTTCCTATATTTGCGCTTTGTTGTCATTGGCCTGCTGTCCCTGGAACTTATTAGCATCATCAAAAGCCTTTAACACAGCGCTAACAGCGtactcttttttcttatgtTCTATCTCAGGAGTCATTGCTGCGGACTATTTCATTGTGAGAAAAGGGCACATTAATGTCTTACATTGCTACACCAATAAGCTGGACTCCTATTACATGTACAATAAGTACGGCACCAACTGGAGAGCAGTGGCGGCGTATTTCATTGGGCTGGTTCCCAATATTCCCGGGTTCTTGGGCTCGGTGGGCGTTTCCGTGCCCAGCAGTGCTACAAAGGTTTACCGTTTAAATTATTTTATTGGGTACGCTGTTGGTGGACTAAGCTATTGCATATTGGTGCATCTTTTCCCAATAAACGGTGTTCCAGAAGACACCAGACTGACGGACCTAAAGTGGCTTGAACACTGGATTGAAGTGGAACAATTCGACTGTCAAAGGGagctttttgaaatgtGTGGTACTGGAGGTCCGAACGGATTCGAAATAAACACAAAAGACTGGGACAAGAAAGTCTTGAACTATAACGACAGTGgtaaaagagaaaaataa
- the ECM13 gene encoding Ecm13p: MLTNSAHPAIEDQYALASTARSKLARCVSATTRNKDYNLRVLVGHANLLDKITANVEAHNAAVDALSTDLFDKGNDNLSIEHIELSNARRDAGVNEERTDKTDHGNYYDFYSSDEDRDVDTLSSTDSEDDDDYEEYDFDCDSSFGEHNKKIDTYFSSHTTPNYQYLTHTESHSEQADELPDVAPRYNALTATWEESEEEHPHTHSGDEAIRLGHIDLNGSLPIFRVLSRRRTEHDDDSSTSDNESASDIEDGSVPLTRFHSSPITA, translated from the coding sequence ATGTTAACGAATTCTGCTCACCCTGCTATTGAAGATCAATACGCGTTGGCCAGTACGGCCCGCTCTAAATTGGCGAGATGTGTAAGTGCTACTACAAGAAATAAAGATTATAATTTAAGGGTGTTAGTGGGCCACGCTAACCTGCTAGATAAAATAACCGCAAACGTGGAAGCGCACAATGCTGCCGTCGACGCCCTTTCCACAGACCTGTTCGATAAAGGTAACGATAACCTGTCTATTGAGCATATCGAACTGTCTAATGCTAGGAGAGACGCCGGCGTTAACGAGGAGCGCACCGACAAGACGGACCATGGCAACTACTACGATTTCTACTCTAGTGACGAAGACCGTGATGTTGACACTCTATCTTCCACCGACAGtgaagacgatgacgatTATGAGGAGTACGACTTCGACTGCGACAGCTCCTTCGGCGAGcacaacaagaaaatcgACACGTACTTCAGTTCCCACACCACCCCCAATTACCAATATCTAACTCACACCGAATCTCATTCCGAACAAGCCGATGAGCTACCGGACGTCGCTCCGCGCTACAATGCCCTTACAGCGACGTGGGAAGAATCGGAAGAGGAGCATCCTCATACTCACTCAGGGGACGAGGCTATAAGGCTTGGGCACATAGATTTGAATGGCTCGTTGCCAATCTTCCGCGTACTGTCGCGTCGGAGAACTGAGCACGACGATGATAGTAGTACTAGCGACAACGAAAGCGCCAGCGATATCGAGGACGGTTCCGTACCATTGACTAGATTTCATTCTTCTCCAATCACAgcataa